The following coding sequences are from one Bradyrhizobium sp. WSM471 window:
- a CDS encoding strawberry notch-like NTP hydrolase domain-containing protein, translating to MTESLAGGAAAAPLSMRAAASLTSAAVRAARQLVIDLERGRRIDAAVLRGAMEAAFGASDATGAWNWKTAYDVCEAATVLFLCKFGPALRTKAGSTAAMLPMLAKIARCLPTHTRRSEDSQPLQQFSTPIPLGLAACTAAGITPSDRVLEPSAGTGLLAIFAELAGGALVLNELAETRAALLDQLFANVTVTRFDAAQIDDHLDAGVVPSVVLMNPPFSALANVDRRMADAALRHIASALARLCDGGRLVAITGASLAPDNPAWRDAFVRLQQCGRVVFSAAIDGVVYAKHGTQTDTRLVVIDKQPAADPKVFGASLGIASDVATLLGWVIQHVPPRLPIATPVVVDVIRRPATSRPTGAFAPRPSSTSGDGETEGVELTYETVGWTPSEGARLTDALYEEYALQAIRIPDTHAHPTKLVQSAAMASVAPPQPSYRPHLPANVAADGILSDAQLESIIYAGEAHSEFLAGSWTVDATFDVVAAARDDAKNAVRFRRGCFLGDGTGAGKGRQVAGILLDNWLQGRRRAVWISKSDKLIEDAQRDWSALGMERLLVTPLSRFRQGTPIRLAECVLFTTYATLRTDERGEKLSRVRQIVKWLGSDFDGVIVFDESHAMQNAAGQKGERGDQAASQQGRAGLRLQHALPNARVVYVSATGATTVHNLAYAQRLGLWGGDDFPFATRAEFVEAIEEGGVAAMEVLARDLKALGLYAARSLSYEGVAYELIEHQLTPEQVRIYDAYAGAFSVIHNNLDAAMRAANITGETGTLNSQAKSAARSAFESAKQRFFGHPLTSMKTPSLIGSMERDLDAGHAAVIQIVSTGEALMERRLAEIPTEDWGDVQVDITPREYVLDYLAHSFPVQLYEPFTDAEGNLCSRPVYRDGQPVESREAVARRDRLIDKLASLPPVPGALDQVVQRFGTDMVAEVTGRSRRIVRKGDRLVVENRAASANLAETSAFMDDVKRILVFSDAGGTGRSYHAELSARNRRLRVHYLFEPGWKADAAIQGLGRTNRTNQAQPPLFRPIATDVKAEKRFLSTIARRLDTLGAITRGQRQTGGQGLFRPEDNLESQYGRDALRQLYTLLARGKVEGCSLEQFEDATGLKLTDANGLRDGLPPITTFLNRLLALTIELQNILFTVFEQLLTARIEGAVASGTYDVGLETLRAESFAVIDRRTIYTHPGTSAETRLLTITQRQRNHPVSLDDALGRLCDLRAVLMINERSGRAAVQVAAPSFMLDDGEIERRVRLIRPMEQHSVPLKMMAESHWGEADRERFAAAWLAELADVPEFTESTIHIVAGLLLPIWKRLPNESTRVYRLQTDAGERIIGRKVSATWVANALAADAPALTPDAAFAALMEGRTVLELAEGLQLRRVRVMGAHRIELSGFNDTMRDRLRAYGLFGEIISWKLRMFVPTAASGVEILSKVLDTYPVARIGEREAA from the coding sequence ATGACCGAATCTCTCGCTGGCGGCGCTGCCGCCGCGCCGCTCTCGATGCGTGCCGCTGCAAGTCTCACCTCCGCCGCCGTCAGGGCCGCGCGACAGCTCGTGATTGATCTCGAGCGCGGCCGTCGCATCGATGCCGCTGTCCTGCGCGGCGCCATGGAAGCTGCCTTCGGCGCTTCCGACGCCACTGGCGCCTGGAACTGGAAGACCGCCTATGATGTCTGCGAGGCGGCAACCGTTCTGTTCCTTTGCAAGTTTGGCCCGGCTCTCCGGACCAAGGCTGGGTCAACGGCCGCGATGCTGCCGATGCTCGCGAAAATCGCGCGCTGTCTGCCGACCCATACGCGGCGCTCCGAGGATAGCCAGCCCCTTCAACAATTCTCCACACCGATCCCGCTGGGGCTTGCTGCATGCACCGCGGCCGGGATCACGCCGTCCGACAGGGTTCTGGAGCCGTCCGCGGGGACCGGCTTGCTCGCCATCTTTGCCGAGCTCGCCGGCGGCGCCTTGGTACTGAACGAGCTGGCCGAGACCCGCGCGGCCTTGCTCGACCAACTGTTCGCCAACGTTACGGTCACTCGATTCGACGCCGCCCAGATCGATGATCACCTCGATGCGGGTGTCGTACCGAGCGTTGTCCTGATGAACCCTCCGTTCTCGGCGTTGGCGAACGTCGATCGGCGGATGGCGGACGCGGCTCTCCGGCATATCGCATCAGCCTTGGCGCGGCTTTGCGACGGCGGGCGTCTCGTGGCCATCACCGGCGCCAGCCTTGCGCCGGACAATCCGGCATGGCGAGATGCCTTCGTTCGCCTCCAGCAATGCGGGCGGGTGGTGTTTTCTGCCGCCATCGACGGCGTGGTCTACGCGAAACACGGAACGCAGACCGACACAAGGCTGGTCGTGATCGACAAGCAGCCCGCCGCAGACCCGAAGGTCTTTGGCGCTTCACTGGGCATCGCGAGCGATGTCGCCACCTTGCTCGGCTGGGTGATCCAGCATGTGCCGCCGAGGTTGCCCATCGCCACCCCTGTCGTGGTCGACGTCATCAGGCGCCCTGCGACGTCGCGGCCGACCGGCGCCTTTGCACCACGACCATCGTCGACTTCGGGAGATGGCGAGACCGAGGGCGTCGAACTCACCTACGAGACGGTCGGATGGACGCCGTCCGAAGGCGCTCGACTGACTGACGCGCTTTATGAGGAATACGCGCTGCAGGCGATCCGTATTCCGGACACGCATGCGCATCCGACCAAACTCGTGCAGTCCGCCGCGATGGCCTCAGTCGCGCCGCCGCAGCCGTCTTACCGGCCACATCTGCCGGCCAATGTCGCGGCGGATGGCATCCTGTCCGATGCCCAGCTTGAGAGCATCATCTATGCCGGCGAGGCGCATTCCGAGTTTCTTGCGGGCTCCTGGACGGTGGATGCGACCTTTGATGTTGTCGCGGCCGCACGGGACGATGCGAAAAATGCTGTCCGTTTTCGCCGCGGCTGTTTTTTGGGCGACGGCACCGGCGCTGGCAAGGGGCGGCAGGTCGCCGGCATCCTGCTCGATAACTGGCTGCAGGGCCGCCGCCGTGCCGTCTGGATCAGTAAATCCGACAAGCTGATCGAAGACGCGCAGCGCGACTGGTCCGCGCTCGGCATGGAGCGGCTGCTCGTGACGCCGCTGTCACGTTTCCGGCAGGGCACACCGATCCGGCTCGCCGAATGCGTCCTATTCACCACCTACGCTACGCTGCGCACCGACGAGCGCGGCGAAAAGCTTTCGCGCGTTCGGCAGATCGTCAAATGGTTGGGCTCCGACTTCGACGGAGTAATCGTCTTCGACGAGAGCCACGCGATGCAGAATGCGGCAGGCCAGAAAGGCGAGCGTGGCGATCAGGCGGCCTCCCAGCAGGGGCGCGCGGGGCTCAGGCTCCAGCACGCCTTGCCGAATGCTCGCGTCGTCTACGTCTCGGCGACCGGCGCCACGACCGTGCACAATCTCGCCTACGCCCAGCGATTGGGATTGTGGGGCGGTGACGATTTCCCGTTCGCCACCCGCGCCGAGTTCGTCGAGGCGATCGAGGAGGGCGGCGTCGCGGCCATGGAGGTGCTGGCTCGTGACCTCAAGGCGCTCGGTCTCTACGCGGCGAGGTCGCTATCTTACGAGGGCGTCGCGTACGAGCTCATCGAGCACCAGCTCACCCCCGAACAGGTTCGCATCTACGACGCTTATGCCGGCGCGTTCAGCGTCATCCATAACAACCTCGATGCGGCAATGCGGGCCGCCAACATAACCGGCGAGACCGGTACGCTGAACAGCCAGGCTAAATCGGCCGCGCGATCTGCCTTCGAGAGCGCCAAGCAGCGCTTCTTTGGCCACCCTTTGACCTCGATGAAAACGCCGTCGTTGATCGGCTCGATGGAACGCGATCTCGACGCCGGCCATGCCGCCGTTATCCAGATCGTCTCGACCGGCGAGGCGCTGATGGAGCGAAGGCTCGCCGAGATCCCGACCGAGGACTGGGGCGACGTCCAGGTCGACATCACTCCACGCGAGTACGTTCTCGACTATCTCGCCCATTCCTTTCCGGTCCAGCTCTACGAGCCCTTCACGGACGCGGAGGGCAATCTCTGCTCCCGGCCCGTCTATCGCGACGGCCAACCGGTCGAGAGCCGGGAAGCCGTCGCACGTCGCGATCGGTTGATCGACAAGCTCGCCTCGTTGCCGCCGGTGCCTGGGGCGCTGGACCAGGTCGTCCAGCGCTTCGGTACCGACATGGTCGCCGAAGTGACCGGCCGCTCGCGTCGCATCGTTCGCAAGGGAGACCGGCTGGTCGTCGAAAACCGGGCCGCTTCCGCCAACCTCGCCGAGACGTCGGCCTTCATGGATGACGTCAAGCGGATCCTCGTGTTCTCCGACGCGGGCGGCACGGGGAGGAGCTACCATGCCGAGCTGTCGGCGCGGAATCGCCGCCTGCGGGTCCACTATTTGTTCGAGCCCGGCTGGAAAGCGGACGCCGCGATCCAGGGGCTCGGCCGCACCAACCGGACCAACCAGGCGCAGCCGCCGCTGTTTCGTCCCATCGCGACCGACGTGAAGGCTGAAAAGCGCTTTCTCAGCACCATTGCCCGCCGGCTCGATACGTTGGGAGCCATTACGCGGGGCCAGCGCCAGACCGGGGGGCAGGGCCTGTTTCGGCCCGAGGACAATCTCGAAAGCCAGTACGGCCGCGACGCGTTGCGGCAGCTCTATACACTACTCGCGCGCGGCAAGGTTGAGGGCTGCTCGCTGGAGCAGTTTGAGGATGCGACCGGCCTGAAGCTGACGGATGCCAATGGTCTCAGGGATGGCCTGCCGCCGATCACGACCTTCCTGAACCGGTTGCTGGCGCTCACGATCGAGCTTCAGAATATCCTGTTCACCGTCTTCGAGCAGCTATTGACCGCCCGGATCGAAGGCGCGGTCGCCTCCGGCACCTACGACGTCGGGCTGGAAACGCTTCGCGCCGAGAGCTTTGCCGTCATCGACCGGCGGACGATCTATACCCATCCCGGCACTAGCGCCGAGACCCGGCTTCTCACGATCACCCAGCGCCAGCGCAATCATCCTGTGAGCCTGGATGACGCTCTCGGTCGTCTTTGCGATCTTCGTGCTGTCTTGATGATCAATGAGCGCTCGGGCCGTGCCGCCGTACAAGTCGCAGCTCCGAGCTTCATGCTTGATGATGGCGAGATCGAGCGGCGCGTCCGCCTGATCCGCCCCATGGAGCAGCATAGCGTTCCCTTGAAGATGATGGCGGAAAGCCATTGGGGCGAGGCGGACCGTGAACGCTTCGCCGCGGCCTGGCTGGCGGAGCTTGCCGACGTACCCGAGTTCACGGAAAGCACGATCCACATAGTGGCCGGCTTGCTGCTGCCGATCTGGAAACGTCTGCCGAACGAGTCGACCCGGGTCTATCGGCTGCAGACCGACGCGGGCGAGCGCATCATCGGTCGCAAGGTCTCGGCGACCTGGGTCGCGAACGCCCTTGCGGCGGACGCGCCGGCGTTGACGCCGGACGCTGCCTTCGCCGCGCTGATGGAGGGACGGACCGTCCTCGAGCTTGCGGAGGGACTCCAACTTCGCCGTGTCCGAGTGATGGGCGCACACCGCATCGAACTCTCGGGCTTCAACGACACCATGCGCGATCGCTTGCGGGCTTACGGGCTCTTTGGAGAGATTATCTCCTGGAAGCTGCGCATGTTCGTGCCGACGGCCGCAAGCGGCGTCGAGATCCTGTCGAAGGTGCTCGATACTTATCCGGTTGCGCGCATCGGTGAGCGGGAGGCCGCCTGA
- a CDS encoding toprim domain-containing protein produces the protein MPRDASELAGRLAREAEAVCRHYLSNGKRAGRYWVVGDVHNAPGRSLFVRLKESPKGPAGKWTDAATGEHGDLLDIIRESLALRGFHEAAEEARRFLNLPRSEQQLPLKPVRSIVPIGSRQAARRLFAISSPIEGTVAEAYLQRRGIGRIHHGGSLRFHPCCYYRPDDHLPTETWPAMIACVTDLDGRITGVHRTWLDPDGFDRVRLGKAPIDTPRRAMGDLLGNAVRFSVVDDVLAAGEGIETMLSLRYVLPTMPMAAALSANHLSGMMLPSGLRRLYIARDADAAGDAVQAILSQRAADAGIEAIALSPRLGDFNEDLDVFGLDTLRAALRFQLVPEDVVRFLHSSTVAAE, from the coding sequence ATGCCCCGCGATGCTTCCGAACTGGCAGGCCGCCTCGCGCGCGAGGCGGAGGCGGTGTGCCGACACTATCTCTCCAATGGCAAGCGGGCGGGCCGGTACTGGGTGGTCGGCGACGTCCACAACGCCCCGGGCCGCTCATTGTTTGTGCGGCTCAAGGAATCGCCGAAGGGGCCGGCGGGCAAGTGGACCGATGCCGCAACCGGCGAGCATGGTGATCTCCTCGACATCATTCGTGAAAGTCTGGCCTTGCGAGGCTTTCATGAGGCCGCAGAGGAGGCGAGGCGCTTTTTGAACCTGCCTCGTTCCGAGCAGCAACTGCCGCTGAAACCTGTTCGTTCCATAGTGCCGATCGGATCGCGGCAAGCTGCCCGTCGGCTCTTTGCGATATCTAGCCCGATCGAGGGGACAGTAGCCGAGGCATATTTGCAGCGTCGCGGAATAGGGCGCATCCACCATGGTGGCAGCCTGCGCTTCCATCCATGCTGCTACTATCGACCGGACGATCATCTGCCGACCGAGACCTGGCCGGCGATGATCGCCTGCGTCACGGACCTTGATGGACGGATCACTGGCGTGCACCGCACATGGCTCGATCCGGATGGCTTTGATCGTGTTCGGCTCGGCAAGGCTCCGATCGATACCCCACGACGCGCGATGGGCGATCTCCTCGGCAACGCTGTTCGCTTCAGCGTGGTGGACGACGTGCTCGCTGCCGGCGAGGGTATCGAAACTATGCTGTCGTTGCGCTACGTGCTGCCGACTATGCCCATGGCCGCTGCGCTTTCGGCCAATCACCTCTCAGGCATGATGCTCCCATCTGGCCTGCGTCGGCTCTATATCGCCCGCGACGCCGATGCCGCCGGCGATGCGGTGCAGGCTATTCTCAGCCAGCGCGCAGCAGACGCCGGCATTGAAGCCATCGCGCTGTCGCCGCGGCTGGGCGACTTCAACGAAGATCTGGATGTCTTCGGTCTCGATACCCTCCGAGCAGCCTTGCGGTTTCAGCTTGTGCCAGAAGACGTCGTTCGCTTCCTGCATTCGTCGACGGTGGCCGCGGAATAG
- a CDS encoding DUF2493 domain-containing protein: protein MTDHDDIEPPHASSPTDHVLTELQLFGHRPFDDQPDPRPLPEGKIIAGAVVDIFDALVATLNDTRLEPDLDDLLWSTVNLFHRALDRIERHLDDNEQAQHKSQREQNGSEVRSVELERLTAEGITLIERRNCLELFRDQAIERFEVHTGSAWRPRSGSLVNHRTLTAAMIDSRDFIAAKRRAETEVMLPPGPKIALTGGLDFNDHHLIWDRLDKVHAKHPDMVLLHGGSPKGAELIASKWATSRKVPQIAFKPDWTKHAKAAPFKRNDAMLELLPIGVMHFPGTGIQDNLADKAKRLGIPVWRFGGA from the coding sequence ATGACCGACCATGACGACATCGAACCGCCGCATGCCTCTTCCCCAACCGACCACGTCCTCACCGAATTGCAACTCTTCGGCCATCGTCCCTTCGACGACCAGCCCGATCCAAGACCACTCCCCGAGGGCAAGATCATCGCCGGCGCCGTGGTCGATATCTTTGACGCCCTTGTTGCGACCCTGAACGACACGCGGCTTGAACCGGACCTTGACGATCTGCTCTGGTCGACCGTCAACCTGTTCCATCGGGCCCTCGACCGCATCGAGCGCCACCTCGACGACAACGAGCAGGCTCAGCACAAGAGCCAGCGCGAGCAGAACGGCTCCGAAGTGCGATCGGTCGAACTCGAGCGCCTGACGGCCGAAGGGATCACGCTGATCGAGCGCCGCAACTGCCTGGAGCTCTTCCGCGACCAGGCCATCGAGCGATTTGAGGTCCACACCGGCTCGGCCTGGCGTCCTCGGTCTGGATCATTGGTCAATCACCGAACGCTCACCGCGGCAATGATCGACTCCCGTGACTTCATCGCAGCAAAACGCCGCGCCGAGACTGAGGTCATGTTGCCGCCGGGGCCGAAGATCGCACTCACTGGCGGGCTCGATTTCAACGACCATCATCTGATCTGGGATCGGCTCGACAAGGTTCATGCCAAGCATCCCGACATGGTCCTGCTCCATGGCGGCTCCCCGAAGGGCGCTGAACTGATCGCCTCGAAATGGGCGACCAGCCGCAAGGTGCCTCAGATCGCCTTCAAACCCGACTGGACGAAGCATGCGAAGGCTGCGCCGTTCAAGCGCAACGATGCCATGCTCGAACTCCTGCCGATCGGCGTCATGCACTTCCCAGGCACAGGGATACAGGACAACCTTGCCGATAAGGCGAAGCGCCTCGGCATCCCGGTTTGGAGGTTCGGCGGCGCGTGA
- the ltrA gene encoding group II intron reverse transcriptase/maturase — MRPGAVNTAFVLDMQRKLHRWSVANAEKVFADLFNIVCDRRTLLESWRRLTRNKGSRTPGTDGVTRKTVEEQLGGAVRFIEDIRGELRSGTYRPEPVRQRLIPKPGKPGKVRPLGIPTLKDRLVQMALKLVLEPIFEADFYPTSYGFRPGRSTHDALAKIQRRLHPTPSGTSEYRFVIEGDIKGCFDAVDHHVLMERVRRRVGDRKVLRLVLAFLKAGVMIEGTVRHPVTGTPQGGIISPLLANVYLAAIDERYGRWSMRPRERPQNAADRRLYDRRRNRPTFYAVRYADDFVVLTDGTREEAEAEKFALAQFLKMELRMELSMEKTRITGVGEGFDFLGYRVVQTKARRTGRMVGNLFIPKSKLKDLRHKIKVRVRATPTGQALADLIDDLNPVITGWRNYYRYATWATRDFASLDWWLWERIGRWLHRKHPKTTWQELRRRFQATAPDSRWRWVDGPRSLRFFREGGSLHFPHRGIRIPNGWNDPGEKFRKGADRFWASFNTLMDA; from the coding sequence ATGAGGCCCGGCGCGGTGAATACCGCGTTCGTCCTCGACATGCAGCGCAAGCTTCACAGGTGGAGTGTCGCGAATGCCGAAAAGGTGTTCGCGGATCTGTTCAACATCGTATGCGACCGCAGGACGCTTTTGGAAAGCTGGCGTCGGTTGACCCGTAACAAAGGCAGCCGCACACCGGGTACCGATGGCGTCACGCGGAAGACGGTCGAAGAGCAGCTGGGCGGCGCAGTACGGTTCATCGAGGATATCCGCGGTGAACTACGTAGCGGCACCTATCGGCCCGAGCCTGTCCGGCAAAGGCTGATCCCCAAACCGGGTAAGCCCGGCAAGGTGCGTCCGCTCGGCATTCCGACGCTCAAAGACCGACTGGTGCAAATGGCTTTGAAGCTCGTGCTGGAGCCGATCTTCGAGGCGGACTTCTATCCGACCTCCTATGGCTTCCGGCCCGGCCGGAGCACCCATGATGCGCTGGCGAAAATCCAGCGACGACTGCACCCCACACCCAGCGGCACTTCCGAGTACCGCTTCGTGATCGAGGGTGACATCAAGGGCTGCTTCGATGCCGTCGATCATCATGTGCTGATGGAGCGTGTGCGCCGACGCGTCGGGGATCGCAAGGTCCTCAGGCTCGTGCTCGCCTTCCTAAAAGCCGGTGTCATGATCGAGGGCACCGTCCGCCACCCTGTTACGGGCACCCCGCAGGGCGGCATCATCTCGCCATTGCTGGCCAACGTCTATCTGGCGGCCATCGACGAGAGATACGGACGGTGGTCGATGCGCCCTCGCGAACGACCGCAGAATGCAGCCGACCGGCGGCTTTACGATCGCCGGAGAAACAGGCCTACATTCTACGCCGTACGTTACGCCGACGACTTCGTCGTGCTGACGGACGGGACCCGCGAGGAAGCAGAAGCTGAAAAGTTTGCGTTGGCGCAGTTCCTCAAAATGGAATTGCGCATGGAACTGTCGATGGAAAAGACCAGGATCACCGGTGTCGGGGAAGGCTTCGACTTCCTCGGCTATCGAGTGGTGCAGACCAAGGCACGCCGCACCGGTCGTATGGTCGGTAATCTCTTCATTCCGAAGAGCAAGCTGAAAGACCTGCGCCACAAGATCAAGGTCAGGGTGAGGGCGACGCCGACAGGCCAAGCCCTTGCCGATCTCATCGACGATCTCAACCCGGTCATCACCGGATGGCGAAACTACTACCGCTACGCCACGTGGGCCACGCGGGACTTCGCCAGTCTGGATTGGTGGCTGTGGGAGCGCATCGGGCGATGGCTGCACAGGAAGCATCCTAAGACGACGTGGCAAGAACTGCGTCGTCGCTTCCAGGCAACAGCGCCCGACAGCCGCTGGCGATGGGTCGACGGACCGAGATCGCTGCGGTTCTTCCGGGAAGGCGGATCACTCCACTTCCCACACCGGGGCATACGCATACCGAACGGATGGAACGATCCTGGCGAGAAGTTCCGTAAAGGAGCCGATCGCTTCTGGGCGTCGTTCAACACCCTCATGGACGCGTGA
- a CDS encoding DUF736 domain-containing protein — protein sequence MANIGSFKKVGNDFQGEIITLSLQAKGVRIVAETNRSNDNAPSHRIYVGRAEIGAAWSKRSEEGRDYLSLKLDDPSFNAPIYANLFDEEGGEGYTLLWSRPRKNGE from the coding sequence ATGGCTAACATCGGTTCCTTCAAGAAGGTCGGTAACGATTTCCAGGGCGAGATCATCACCCTGAGCTTGCAGGCCAAGGGCGTCCGCATCGTCGCCGAGACCAACCGCTCCAACGACAACGCTCCCAGCCACCGCATCTATGTGGGCCGGGCGGAGATCGGGGCAGCGTGGTCGAAGCGCTCCGAAGAGGGACGCGACTACCTCTCGCTCAAGCTCGACGACCCCTCGTTCAACGCGCCGATCTACGCGAACCTGTTCGATGAGGAAGGCGGCGAAGGCTACACCTTGCTCTGGTCGCGGCCGCGCAAGAACGGAGAGTGA
- a CDS encoding helix-turn-helix domain-containing protein — translation MKARALVAWNVRRIRVDRGIPQEQLAYDAGIDRSYMSGLERQSENPTIDLLDRLSETLGVHLSEFFVQPPKGAATPKTLPKGRKSARPRSKKQ, via the coding sequence ATGAAAGCTCGTGCGCTCGTGGCCTGGAATGTGCGCCGGATCCGCGTGGATCGCGGTATTCCGCAAGAGCAACTGGCCTACGATGCCGGGATTGACCGCTCATATATGAGCGGCCTTGAGCGGCAATCTGAGAATCCGACAATTGATCTTCTCGACCGACTCTCCGAGACGCTGGGTGTTCATTTATCTGAATTCTTTGTTCAGCCACCCAAGGGAGCGGCGACACCCAAGACGTTGCCTAAGGGTCGCAAGTCAGCGCGTCCACGTTCCAAGAAGCAATAG
- a CDS encoding DNA -binding domain-containing protein: MTKPPLDPDVADVAPHEPVLTTYDEQHLVTYWRLLDAEADGADWKEVTRIVLHIDPDREPARARNAFDSHLARAKWMADHGYRDLLRGGAPK; this comes from the coding sequence ATGACGAAGCCACCATTAGATCCCGATGTCGCGGATGTCGCGCCGCATGAGCCGGTGTTGACGACCTATGACGAGCAGCATCTCGTGACGTATTGGCGACTTCTTGATGCCGAAGCCGATGGCGCGGATTGGAAAGAGGTGACCCGGATCGTGTTGCACATTGATCCGGATCGCGAACCTGCTCGCGCCCGCAATGCGTTTGATAGTCACCTGGCCCGCGCAAAATGGATGGCAGACCACGGCTACCGTGACTTGCTTCGCGGCGGCGCGCCCAAATAG
- a CDS encoding transcriptional regulator domain-containing protein, with product MSEFDWRSPEAYQHAIKSGEMADFAWESLRRSSNYRASYRENRSQMTSEFRRRWGICFRP from the coding sequence ATGTCCGAGTTCGACTGGCGCTCACCAGAGGCGTATCAGCACGCTATCAAGTCGGGCGAGATGGCGGATTTCGCCTGGGAGTCACTGCGGCGCAGCTCCAACTATCGGGCTTCCTATCGTGAAAATCGATCGCAGATGACTTCCGAATTCCGAAGGAGATGGGGCATCTGCTTTCGCCCATGA
- a CDS encoding DUF2285 domain-containing protein — MPTVVPVVRSASGSKAVGAGLQLADLSSGAIRQASDGWHAVLRLQGAQHHLWLKEAPQFGVSYAAELPLDADFEIRAHASHRLWRAINGRPPGPPLHQLSAQRRERLVLVLRALDGHMEGASYRVIAEVLFGRKRIPERAWKTHELRSRTIRLVQAGLALMRGGYSALLRPSSRKE, encoded by the coding sequence TTGCCGACGGTGGTGCCGGTCGTTCGCAGCGCGTCCGGCTCAAAAGCGGTCGGCGCGGGGCTACAGCTTGCCGACCTTTCATCGGGCGCCATCAGACAGGCATCTGACGGCTGGCATGCCGTATTGCGCCTTCAAGGGGCACAACATCATCTCTGGCTGAAAGAGGCGCCGCAGTTTGGTGTCTCTTATGCGGCCGAACTGCCGCTCGATGCGGACTTTGAGATCCGCGCCCACGCCTCACATCGGCTGTGGCGCGCAATCAACGGCCGCCCGCCGGGACCTCCCCTTCATCAGCTTTCGGCGCAGCGCCGCGAACGACTCGTCTTGGTGCTGCGAGCGCTCGATGGACACATGGAGGGTGCTTCCTATCGCGTCATCGCCGAGGTGCTGTTCGGCCGAAAACGCATCCCTGAGCGCGCCTGGAAAACCCACGAATTGCGCAGCCGGACCATCCGCCTCGTGCAGGCGGGCTTGGCTCTGATGCGCGGCGGCTATAGCGCATTGCTACGTCCTTCATCTCGCAAGGAGTAG
- a CDS encoding AlpA family transcriptional regulator: MPDPNAGLPPRYLRTPEAARFLGLSGRTLEKHRTYGTGPTYRKLGGRVVYAIEDLKAWVDRGAKTSTSDPGTGTVLPAKRHTPIPYAGKERR; encoded by the coding sequence ATGCCCGATCCGAACGCCGGCCTGCCGCCGCGATACCTGCGCACGCCCGAAGCGGCGCGCTTTCTCGGACTCTCCGGCCGAACCCTGGAAAAGCACCGCACCTATGGAACAGGCCCGACCTACCGCAAGCTCGGGGGTCGCGTTGTGTATGCGATCGAGGACCTGAAGGCGTGGGTTGACCGTGGCGCCAAAACGTCCACCAGCGATCCCGGCACAGGCACGGTCCTGCCCGCGAAGCGGCACACACCCATTCCGTATGCCGGCAAGGAGCGGCGCTGA
- a CDS encoding replication initiator protein A, translating to MPDSNSTASSRRRSERDQLDLFRALPGDLAPRDAQDLMAYPFFSLAKSRRIVPIDFRAGTVTIRVEAVAEHGMATIWDADVLIWAASQIVEARDAGLKTSRLMAATPYEILTFVGRGTSVRDYDRLKAALDRLQSTTVMTSIRQPSERRRHRFSWINEWKETADLHGHARGIELILPDWFYTGVLDEALVLTIDRTYFNLTGGLERWLYRLVRKHGGRQNGGWSFDLVHLHAKSGSLSPFKHFAYDLRQIVRRQTLPGYRLIITHHRNGAERLNFAPVLIGPSSKRLRKRGVVLPAGDKL from the coding sequence ATGCCGGACAGCAACTCCACTGCAAGCAGCAGGCGGCGATCAGAGCGCGACCAACTCGATCTGTTTCGCGCCCTCCCGGGCGATCTGGCGCCACGGGACGCGCAAGACCTGATGGCGTATCCGTTCTTTTCGCTGGCAAAGTCGAGGCGCATTGTTCCGATCGATTTCCGCGCAGGCACCGTCACCATTCGTGTTGAGGCCGTGGCGGAACATGGCATGGCGACGATCTGGGACGCGGACGTTCTGATCTGGGCTGCCTCGCAGATTGTAGAAGCCCGTGATGCCGGCCTGAAAACGTCCCGGCTGATGGCAGCGACGCCTTACGAGATCCTGACCTTCGTCGGCCGCGGCACCAGCGTGCGCGACTACGACCGCCTGAAAGCCGCACTCGACCGGCTGCAATCGACCACTGTGATGACATCGATCCGTCAGCCAAGCGAACGGCGGCGGCATCGCTTCTCCTGGATCAACGAATGGAAAGAGACAGCCGATCTGCACGGGCATGCCCGTGGAATCGAGCTGATCCTGCCCGATTGGTTCTACACGGGCGTTCTCGATGAAGCACTCGTGCTGACGATCGACCGCACCTATTTCAATCTGACCGGCGGGCTGGAGCGCTGGCTCTATCGCCTCGTCCGCAAGCACGGCGGCCGTCAGAATGGCGGTTGGAGCTTCGATCTCGTGCACTTGCATGCGAAGTCCGGGAGCCTGTCGCCGTTTAAACACTTTGCCTACGACCTGCGTCAGATCGTCCGTCGTCAGACATTGCCAGGCTATCGGCTCATCATCACGCATCATCGGAATGGCGCAGAGCGATTGAATTTCGCACCAGTCCTCATCGGCCCGTCGAGCAAGCGACTGCGCAAGCGCGGCGTCGTCCTTCCTGCTGGGGATAAGCTGTGA